The DNA segment CACGCGTCGGGCAGGGGGCGGGTCGACCAGTCGGCCGCGGAGTGCTCCTTCGCGAGGTGCAGGCCGAGGGTCTCCTCGACGACCGCGCCGAGCCCGACACGCGGCATGCCCGCAAGGCGGGCGCCGAGCTCGGTGTCGAACAGCGTCGTGGGTTCGAGTGCCAGCTCGCGGAGGCAGGGGAGGTCCTGGCTGGCGGCGTGCAGCACCCACTCGGCATCACCGATCGCTGCCTGCAGCGGAGCGAAGTCGTCGATCGCGATCGGGTCGACGAGGAAGGTTCCGGCACCACGGCGGAACACCTGGATGAGGTAGGCGCGCTGCGAGTACCGGAAGCCGCTCGCGCGCTCGGCATCCACCGCAACCGGCCCCGTGGCGGCCGCGAGGGCCGATACCGCGGCCGCGAAGTCGTCGGGGCTGTCGATCACGCGGGGCACCTCGGCGAGGCGGGCGGGCGGGAGCGTTGACGCTGCGGATTCCCTGGGGGCGGTCGGTCCGGCCGTGACCGCGGGAATGGCGGCGCGCTCCGTGGTCATAGCCCGCGCGAGCTCGGGCGGGATGGCGAAGGGGTCGGTGATCGGCGGACGGTCAGCCACGCGACCCCCGTCGCGGCGGCAGCACCGCCACGCCATCCGCTGCCGGCGGGTACCCGGCGACCATGCACAGCAGCTCGGCCCAGCCCTCGACGTGGGAGGAGAGGTCGAGCTCGAGCGGCGTCCACGACGCGCGCAGCTCGATCTGCGCCCCGCTGCCCTGGCCGGCGAGCTCGCCGTAACCGGTCGAGAGCACCTTGGTCGCCGTGCCGCTCGCAGCGGTGTACTGCGCGCCGCGGGTGGCGAGGGCGTCGACCAACCATGACCAGGCGACATCGGTCACGAAGGGATCGAGCCCGATCTCGGTCTCGAGGGGAGCCTGCGCGTAGCAGATCACCCGCACCGGGCCACCCCAGCCGTCGGGGGAGTCGGGGTCGTAGAGGATCACGAGCCGGCCGGTGCCCAAGTCGGAGTCGTCGGCGTGGCGCGCCGGGTTGACGTCGGCGGCGAGAGCGTGCGCGAACGGCGCAAGGCCCGTCGGAGCGGGGATCGTCGAGACCTCCAGCTCATCGCGCAGCCGAGCGCGCTCGACCGAGGCGACGACACGCGCGAAGACGGCCTGCGGTGTCGACCCGTCGGGGCTAGCGGAAGGCACGTGTGCAGACTAGGCGCAGTTGCTAGTCTCCGGGCGTGAGACTCGCCGCGCCGCTCCCGCCCCTGCACCCGGAGCGTTCGTGAGGGCCGGCGCACGGCTCGCCGCGCGTGTCGCCGTCGCCGCGGTCGCCGCGGGGCTGATCGGTGCCGCAGCGGGAGCCCTGCTGGCGGTCCGGGTCGCGCGCGACGTCGTCACTCCGCCGCGGCGCCGCGCCTACGACATCCCCATTCTCGCCGTCGATCGCGCCGCCGGCACGGTGCTGCTCGGGCGCACCCCCGACACCGAGGTCGCGGGCCGCTACAGCCTGCGCTTCGACGACGATCGCGGCCACGCGCGAGTCGGCGACGTCATCGCCCTCGAGGAGGCCACGGTGCTGCGCCGCCTGGAGGGGGTGCAGCGGGGCGACCTCGAGCGGGCATCCGTCG comes from the Microcella frigidaquae genome and includes:
- a CDS encoding DUF3000 family protein, with the translated sequence MPSASPDGSTPQAVFARVVASVERARLRDELEVSTIPAPTGLAPFAHALAADVNPARHADDSDLGTGRLVILYDPDSPDGWGGPVRVICYAQAPLETEIGLDPFVTDVAWSWLVDALATRGAQYTAASGTATKVLSTGYGELAGQGSGAQIELRASWTPLELDLSSHVEGWAELLCMVAGYPPAADGVAVLPPRRGSRG